Below is a genomic region from Geoglobus acetivorans.
GCAGCGCTCAACCCCCACTTTGTGTGAAGAAAGGTCATGCCAAGAACTATGTAACCGACATGGGAAATTGAAGAGTAGGCGAGCATCCTCTTCAGACTCCTCTGCATTATGGCAAACACAGAACCCAGAATTACTGCCAGAGCGGCAATCCAGGCGATGAGAGTCCATACCTGAACGAACCTTTCCAGGAAGCTGACGGTGAAGACGGAGAAGACCACCCTTATCAGAGCATAGGCATTTATCTTGGCCATTGCCGTGGATATCAGCACCGTGACAGCGGAGGGAGAGTGTTCGTAAGCGTCAGGCTGCCAGGTGTGGAATGGAAAGAGAGCCATCTTTATCGCAAGCCCAATGAAGTAGAACACAAATGAGGCCTGCACGACCCTGTTCTCGTAAACTAGGGAGAGCAGGATCCTCGCGTCGAGCATGTTCAGGGTGCCTGTCTCCGCGTAGAGAAAAGCCGTTCCGAGCAGATAGAACGAGATTCCGACAGTCCCGAGGATGAGGTAGTTGTATGATGCAACGAAAGCCTTCCTGCCAGCCATTGCTATCAGCGCATAACCCGCGAGCGAGGCTATCTCAAGGAAGACGAAGAGGTTGAAGAGGTCTCCGGTAACGGAAACGCCAACCAGTCCAGATATCATCAGCTGCCAGAGTGTGTAGAAGTACGGCCACTTGCTCTCCTCGATTTCTTTTTCCACAACTCTCCTTGCGTAGATGGTTGCGAGAAGGCTGAACACGAGGACGATGGACAGCATGTAAACTCCGAGCTCGTCAACCACATACTCTATGCCCCACGGAGGTCTCCAGCCGCCCAGCCAGTACCTTATCAGCCCGTTTTTCAGGATGTAATTCAGCAGAATTGCGGAAAAGATCAGCTGGATGATTATAGTCGCGATAGATATGTAATATCCGGCTCTTCTGCTGAATATTCCCGATATCAGGATCGTGAAGGATGCTAACAGGGATATCGCAACAATCAATACTGGCAGGTGTTCCATCATTCTACCATCTCCCTCAGCTCTTCTTCGTCAAGCGTTCCGAACTCTCTGTAGATGCGAATCATCAAAGCAAGAGCTAAAGCGAGCGTTGCCGCTGAAACGACAATGCCCGTCAGCACCAGAACGTGGGGGACGGGGTTGACGTACATGTAGCCGTGCTCTATTCCCTTCTCCCAGACTATCGGCGCTGTCCCGCTCTTGAGGCCGAGCGTGTTCTCGATATCTCTTCCAACATCGGCCATGGATATGAAGAGCAGGAATATGGCCGTCTGGAATATGCTCAGCCCGATTATCTTCTTCACGAGGTTGTTGTAGACTATCGCCCCATACAGACCAATCAGCATGAGCACGACAAAGCTCCAGTAGTTGTAGCGCTCAAGGAACAGCTCAATCACGTCCATCCTCATCACCCTTCCACACGAGGTCGAAGAACAGCGAGGTGAAGCTCGCAGCCACGGTTATACCTATTCCGACCTCAATCACGTCAGCAATCAGGATCCCCCTCGCAACGGTGTGGGGTACGAACAGGCTGAGAAACGTTGCAGAGTAGTTCAGAAACTCGGCAGAGCCAAGACTGTAGAGCACGGTGAGCACTCCGACTCCGGCGTATATGTAGAGGCCGAAGCTCTTGAAGGCCGTGTTCCAGCTTTCAGGAGCTTTCTCCCTGCCCTTCTCTGCCCCGAAGGTTATGGCGTAGAGTATGAAGGATGCGGCGAGAATGACACCGCCCTGAAATCCACCTCCTGCTCCCTCAGTTCCCGTCATGACGTAAAAGCCGTAAAGCTGGATGAACGGGAGCATGGTTCGTATGGTTGTTTTGATGACCACGTTTACGTCATCACTCAAGGTATCCCCTCCTCAGCAGTGCTGCAACGCTAACCGCTGCTGTGAAAATGACCACGGTTTCTCCAAGCGTATCGTAGCCTCTGTAATCTGCAAGACCTGCCGTGACCATGTTGGGCGTGTTCATCTCCTCTTCGCTCTTTTCCTCCCACCTCACCGGAATGGAGTACCTGTACACCTTCAGCTCCCCGTTCGATGATTCGATGAAGTAGAGCTTCTCCAAATTGGGGAAGAACTTCTCGTTCTTCTCAATCAGCACATCCCAGCCATGCTCTTCTTCGTTCCACACAATCCTGTAAGTCCCATCCTCGAGGGGTGGCCAGTTGCTGGCTGTGGTGTACCCGATGGACTCTATTCTGCTCCTGATCTCATCGGGAAGAACGCCATTTTCGAGCTGTGTAGAAATTCCGCTGTCTTCGAGGCTGAAAAGCTCGATCCACTTGTTTGGAGGGGATTCTGGCTCTCCAAATGGGGGCATGTCTTCAACGACGTAAATGAACAGACCAGCGAGCATGAAAACAGCCATTGCTCCAACAACCGCCTTTGAAACGTTGATTTTGCTCGTGTCAAACCTCTTTAGCCTGGTGAGGCTTGCGACCATCAGGGCCGTTGATGCTCCCGCGCCAATGGCAGCTTCTGTGAAACCCACATCCACAGAGTTCATCTGGACGTAAATGCATGCCATGACGAACGTGTATGTGCCGAGGATTGCGATGGAGGCGAGTAAGTCTCTCACCATCAGTGCTGAAACCGCGGATACTATCAGGAAGATTATCAGGGCTATATCAAGCGGAACTATCATGCTGACCCTCCATAAAGACATGGGCTATCTTGTTCTGCATCGTCTGCTCGACCAAGAGTGGTTCAGCCAGTTTCCTGTCTATGGCATGAACCACAAATTTCCCCTTCTCCGGCTCAACCAGTATGGTTATCGTTCCGGGAGTCAGGGTTATGGAGTTCGCCATGAATGTCAGAGCGAGATCTCCCCTCAACGGGGTTTCGAATTCAACAACCACGGGGTCAAGGGGCATTTTCGGGTGTATGGCTCTCCATGCAACATCAAGGTTGGCGAGGACAATCTGCCAGAGCTCCCAGGCTATGTATGGTATTGCCCTCAGGAATTTCACGTGCCACTTTCTGCTCAGGTCAAATATAACGTTCCTCGACAGGTATGTGGTGATGAGGGCAGCAGCTATGCCCTGGGAGATGTGAATCGCATTGAAGTGGCCCGGAGCGTCGGGTGAGATGGCCCAGGCTGACAGCAGAACCCAGAATACGAACATCGTCACGAAAGTGAGTATCAGAGATATTTTCCTGTCCAGATTCTCGCTCATTGAGACTCCTCCTTCTTCCACATCTTGACCCCTGTGAGGTACGCTGCCCTGATCAGCGCGTGAGTGCCCACGGGATTAGCGAGCAGTATGAAGAACGACAGGAAGAGCAGCTTGACCGAGAGGAAAGAGAAGCCCTCATAGACCATGAAGCCCAGAATTATGAGCACCTCTCCGAGAGTATCGCATTTGCCTGCCGCATGCAATCTCGTGTAGAAGTCCGGAAATCGAATGATGCCGAGGGCTCCGGCTATCATGAAGAATACGCCGGAGAACATGAGCAAGGCTGAGACTACGTGTAGGGCTTCCATAACTCTCCCCTTTCAATATACTTGGCAACTATCAGTGTACCAACAAAGTTCAGCATAGCATAGGTCAGAGGGATGTCAACGAAAATCGGCCTTTCAAAGAGGTAGCCGATGACAACCAGAAGCACCACGACCTTCGTGCCTATGACGCTGGTGGCCATCAGCCTGTCGAGGGTTGTGGGGCCTCTGAAAACCCTGTACATTGTCATGAGAATTGACACTGTAATGAGAATGCCGACAGCGAGGAAAACGTCAAGCATCTCCATAGTGGATTTTAACTCCAATAATCAATATAAATAGGTTTCTAAAAATTCCTGAATGCCAACATCGTGAAAATTGAAAATGTTACACGATACTGCTGTCTTTAAATGTTTTCCGGGCAAATCCATCACGGGCGTTTGGCATCCGTACTGTATGCGATTGCAAGACCTCTTGCTATCGTTTCATCACCTTTTTTGACCTCCAGCCTGCAGAATGCAACTTTTCTGCCGTATTCTATCTCTGCCTCGGCAGTAAGTCTGTCACCATGAAATGCCGGTTTGATAAAATCCATTCTTATTGAGAGTGCGAATCTGGAGTAATTGCCGGAATTTACTGCAAGAGCAAAGGCAAAATCGGCCAGAGCCATTATGTACGCACCATGTGCAGTTCCATGGAAGTTCAGATAGTTGCTTGAGACAACTCCCTCCACCCTCGCGTATCCATCTCTGACCTCCAGAATCTCTGCATTCAGAAATTTTCTGAAACTGTCTCCATCCGGTTCTGGCTTGAGATGCTTCCCGGTCATGATCAGGAATGTGCTGTTAAAAAATAAATTTCTTGGGTACTTCTGCACCCTCGGAGTTTTCAACCATCCATTCTCAGATAAACCTGTCGAGGTTCATAGCCTTGTTCCAGGCTTTTGTAAAGTCATGGATGAATTTTTCTCCGGAATCGTCGCTGGCGTAAACCTCTGCCACAGACCGGGCCCATCATGGTGTCGAATATCAGATCAACCCTTGTTTTCCTGAATTTCAGTTCTCCGCTTTTTCTGTCATATCTCTTGAATAAATGGATGTTCTCATCTGCCTGTCTCCACTCAACCCCCATATCGAGCAGATTCACAAAAAGTCGTTGGTCAGCATGCCGGGTGTGTCTGTGAGAACTCTGTGATTCTCATATCTGTAACTGCCCCGGTGCATTTACTCTGACCCATGACCTGAGAAAACTATCGGATACCGATAGTAATAAATACAACACAATCAGAGACGCAATCAATGTCAGATGCGCTCAAGGGCATGCTCAAGCTTCTGATTCTCAGAGAGCTTGAAAGCGGAGAGGCAACGGGTTACGAGCTCATCGAGAGAATAGGAAGAATCGTATCAAAAAAACCGTCTCCCGGATCGGTTTATCCCCTTCTGAATGAGCTTCACGACCGGGGTTTTCTTGAGGTTTCGGTTAGGGGAAACAGGAAGATATACTCCCTCTCCACAAAGGGTAAGAGGGCTCTCGAAGAGTTGAAGGAAAGGGAAAGGATGCTGATACTTGATAAGATCAGGTTTCTGATGGAGGCGGGCATCCTTTCGGGTGAGAGTGTTGATGAAGCAGTAACCTTCGTCATGGAAAGAAGGGAGAAGCGCTGGGAGCTCTTCAGGATTAAAAACTGGTTCAGGCTTCAGGAGGCGATTCTGAAGGCATACAGAAAGAATCCTGAGAAGACTGAAAGGGCTGTTGAAGATGCCATAAGGATGTTTGAAGCTGTTGGGGACTCTGAAGGTGGGAAACATGAGGAGGTGTAGTATTTTTTCAGTGCTGATTTTGGCGGCATTTCTGCTGGCCATGGGGGTTGCAAGTGCAGAGAGTGCAGATTTCAGGTTTCACGTCTCGCCGGTCAGGGATACCTTCTATCCTGGGGAGGAAGCGGTTTTAACCCTGCTGATAGAGAATGACGCAAAGGTTAGCAGTTTTATCATCAATGAGAACACGTCGAATCTTCTGCCCCTCATCACAACTGCCAAGAACCTCAGAGTTGAGCTCAGCGGGAATCCACCTGTTGAGGTGAAGACGATCAATCCGCAGCTTGCCGGAGATCTGCCGTCGGGAATGGTTTCCAAGGTATCCTTCAGGATAAAGATCGATCCGGATGCTCGGGAGAAGGAATACACGTTAACCGTGAAGATTCACTTCACCTATGTCACCTACTCGATTGATCCGCTTACGAAAACGGCATACATAACCTATGACCATGACGTTTATCTCAAAAACGTCAACATTCGTGTGAGCAAGAAGGATTACGACTTCAACGTCAGGATTCTGAACTCGACCCTTCTGGCAGGAAAGAAAGATGTTGTGAGCGTGGAGGTCATCAACACGGGTAAGAATCCAGTACACAACACCTCTGTCATTCTGAACGCAACCCCACCTTTAATGCCAGATCCGACAGGCATGATTGCTTACATTGGGGATCTGGCCTCGAGAGAAAAGAGAACTGTATCTTTCAAGGTGTATGTGTCTGAAAACGCACTCAATCAGAGCTATCCAGCCAGGTTCGTTTTTCAGTTCAGCGACGCTGCAGGCTTTCCAAAAACTGCTGTAAAAACAGCCCCTATTTGGGTGGAGGGCAGCAATAGCATCGAAGTTGAGAACTGGCAGAGCATCCTGACTCCACCGCTGAACGCCCCTGTCAGGCAGAAAATAAGTGTCCCCTCTCTTCCATCCATCCCCTACATCCCATCGCTGCCATCTTCTTCGCCTTCATTTCTCTCCGGGAAAAAAGTCCAGCCCGCTTCAGGTGTCGTGACGATTCCGTCAAGAGGCATTGTGGAGGTCACACTCAAGAACACGGGAGAGGAGATGAGGGATGCTGTAGCCATACTGTCCTTTGACACCCCACTCATCCGTGTGGAGAACTCGCCATACATAGGGCATCTCGGCAGAAACGAGAGTGTCAGGGTTCTGTTCAACGTGGAGAACTTGGCTCAGGAAGGAAAGTACAGGGGATGGGTTGCGATCAGCTACACAAATCCCCGGGGAGATGAGGTTTTGACTGAAAAGCACTACATAGCCGTTGAGATTGGAGAAAGTCCCCTGCAGATAAGGGACGTGAAAGCCCTTCTTTCAGCCGGACAGAAAGGCGAGATGGTTGTGGAGGTGGAGAACGGAATCAAAGAGAGGCTTGAGGATGTCGAGCTGAGCCTCCTGTCGTCTGAACTCACGATAACGCCCCTCACCACAACTGCTTTCATCGGAAGCCTGGAAAGCGGAAAGGTTGGTAATGCAAGGTTCAGGATTGATGTGGATGATGATGCAGTCCTGGGGAACTACACCCTCTACCTGCTGGAGAGGTTTGAGATAAACGGAGCGGAAATAGTAAGCTCGGCCAGAATCCCGGTTTCGGTGGAGTCCAGAGGGGTGAAAATAGAAATAACATCGGTTGAAGCCACTCTTTACCCTGATTCCACGGGTGAAGTTGTCATAAAGCTAAAGAACTCTGGCAGCACCCTGTACAACACCATTGTAATGCTGGAGGTATCAGCACCGCTCTCGGTGGCTGGGGGAAGCTCTCTGGGCAGTCTCGTCGGTCAGTCACAGCCTGGCATGTACTTTGTCGGAACCCTTGAGCCCGGCAGCACAGCAGTGGTGAAGTACAGGGTGAAGGTTGACAAGGATGCGGGAGCGGGCAGCTATCCTGCAAATCTGAGGCTGAGCTATTACGATGCTGAGGGCTATAAGCATGAAACTGGCAGTTTCCCCATCGCTCTCGAGGTGGAGGAGAAGCCATTGATAACCCCGGTTCTTTTTGCTGCTGCTGCACTGGGGCTGATAGCCTTACTGATAGCTGCCGTAATTGCGAGGAGAAGCAGGAGGAAAAGAAAGTCTGAAACGAATGAACGGGAGAAATGAGAAGAATGGAAGCTGGACAATCCGGACATGTGGGATATGGCACGAAAGCAGTAAATCCGTGGCTCTCCCTGATTCCTGTGGCCACCGGAGTATTCATGGTGATGCTGGATACCAGCATACTGAACATAGCCCTCCCAAGCATAGCCGAGGAGTTCAACGCCTCAGCCTCCGACGTTCAGTGGCTCCTGAACGCATATCTCATAACTCTGGTTGTGCTGCTGGTCACCTTTGGCAGGCTGGGAGACATGGTGAAGAGAAACCTCCTTTACGTTACCGGAATGGCCGTTTTCATTGCTGGAAGCCTTCTCTGTGCGGAGTCCTGGGACATCTTAGTGTTCATTGTGGCCAGAGTGATACAGGCAGTTGGGGGAGCGATAATGCTGGGAAACAGCATGGCCCTGATCACAGAGCTATTCCCTCCGGGTAAAAGAGGGGCTGCAATGGGGCTTAACTCAATCCTCATCGCCTCCTCATTCGCATTCGGACCTGTGATAGGTGGCTGGCTGACGACGCATATGAGCTGGCACTGGGTTTTCTACATCAACCTGCCGGTGGGTCTTGCAGGAATCGCCCTCGGATTGACGCTGCTTCCAGCAATGGGTGAAAAGGCCAAGGTGCCGGTGGATGTGCTTGGACTGGCACTACTGTCCATCTCTCTTGGCTCCCTTACAATCGGAATCATCCAGGGGCAGGAGTGGGGCTGGAGAGACGACAAGACAATTGCGTCCTTCATAGTGGCGTTCTCATACCTTACAGCCTTCATCGTAAGGGAACTCACATGTGATTACCCCATTCTTGACCTGAATCTCTTCAGAATAAGAAATTTTACAGCAGGGGTTACTGCTCTCTTTTTCATGTCAATGGGGCTTTCAACCTCTCTGTTTCTCATGCCATTCTTCCTGCAGGGAATAAAGGGGTTGACGGCTGAGCAGGCGGGGCTCTGGATAATGCCGATTCCAATTGTGAACACCGTCATAGCCCCACTTGCAGGAAGGCTCAGCGACAGAATCAATCCGAAGATAACCATGTCGATGGGACCGGTGGTCTTCTCCATCGGGCTTTACCTTCTGAGCAAGATAAATGCAAACGTTACGTTCTGGGAGCTGCTGCCGGTGCTCCTCTTCATCGGCTCAGGCATGGGTCTATTGATGCCCCCTGCAATGAACGTTATGATGACCTCCGCACCCCCTCACAAGGCCGGGATGGCAAGTGGAACCATTCAGACTTCCAATTCCCTTGCAAGAGCCATGGGGGTATCGCTGGGCGGAATACTCTTTACAGGAAAGATGAACGAGCTGATTCCGAATTTCGGAAATGAGATTCCGAACCCGATGCAGATAAAAATACTGGAAGTTTTGGCCATGAAGGGTTATGCCGGTCCGATTGTGATAATCACAGAGGCTTTCATGAGGAGCTTCAGAAGTGTTTTCCTGAATGCCATACCCTTTATCCTGATAAGCCTGTTCATCGTGCTGGTGTTCCTGAGGGGTGGAGAGCATCTTGAAGCAATCGGTAAATCAGGTTTCACTGATCAGAGTGACCAGAATTCGCATGGTTCAGGCTGGCCTTACACAGTCGAGTAGATGAAAATACTGCCGGGAAACCGGCAGGTTCGGGGAGTAGGAGGACACTGCAACTCAGTACGTTCAGAACTGTGACTGAAGGTCACCTTATGAAGTTTATCCGCAATGCGTGGCAGCATGAGATTCATAAGTCTGCAACCTGAACCTGATCAATCAGATCCATCAGATATGGTTCATAGCCCTTTATGCTCTCTCCCCTTGAGCACATATATGCTATTTTGAAGGTTATTTCATGAGGGTATGGTCAGTAAAAGTGATATGCGCATATAACACCTGTAACTGTCTTACTTGGTTTTTCCTCTGCTAACTTATCGATAAGTATTGCAGCTTAACAACTTTCTTTCTTATACTCAATACGTCCCAGCTTCAATTTCATCAGGTTCTCTTATCATCCTCTCCAGTTCTTCAAAGCTCCGGGGGTTTTCCATCCTGCTGTGGGAATTTTGAGCCTTTTCTCGACTGCTGTTGTGGCTGGACTGAGAGAATACCTCAGCCTCGTTAAATGCGGTCAAAAAATGGAGTTTCTTACGGACCCGCCGGGATTTGAACCCGGGTTAGAGGCTCCGAAGGCCTCTGGGATATCCAAGCTACCCTACGGGCCCACAATGTACGAATTGAAATCATGGGTTTAATTTATTTTTCCAGCCACTGTTTTTCAATTTGTCCGCCCGGATAGAAAATATGTATGATGCTGTGTAAAAAAAAGATTTGCACACTGTGGTCAGATTTTCAGTATTTTACCCTCTCCACCGACAAGAATATCTCCTGTCCAACCATCCTCACTCTTTCTGAAGGTTGGAAGCAGATCAAATTCTCCCCCTATTTTTATGGTTCCGGATTTCATGTCTCCTCCTGCATAGCCACAGTCTCCATGGATGATTATCTCTCCACCTTTCATCTCCGTTCCGATGAAATCTCCAGCGTTACCTTTGATCTCTATTGTTCCTCCTGCCATCTTCTCTCCGATATAGTTTCCCGCATCGCCCTCTATCAGAATCTTTCCGCCCTGCATGCCGCTTGGGTTGCCGTAGTAAGCACACCCGATGAGGTTCTTTGCGTTACCATTGACGATTATCTCTCCACCTTTCATCTCCGCTCCAAGCCAGTCGTCAGCATTACCTTCGATAGTTATCCTGCCGCCCTTCATGTACGCCCCGCAGTTTGCCCCGATATTCCCTTTTATGACTATTTCTCCGTCATCCATTCCTGATCCAACCCATTTGACCTTTGAAAAGTCTCCATCGAGCAGGAGTTTTTTACCGTCTCCTTCTTTCTGGACATCAAACAGCTCTCCGAGAGTTTTCTCAAACTTTCCGTACCAGACTCTGAAGTTCTTTATTTCCTCAAGACTCTTCTCTGCAAGTTCGGGGGTGAGTTCAGCCTCAACGCTGACGTCGAATTCGAACTTTGGCTTAAGGATGAGCATCTCAGTTCACCTCCACTCTAACCGGGTTTCTCAACCATTCTTCCTGGATTCCGTAATTCTTTCTCTGGATTGTGTAGTAGCTGCTGAAGAAGGAGTTCAGGTCCTCGTCAATCGATTCGAGGCTGACCTTCTTTCTTGCGTCGACCCAGAATGTTCTTCCCCAGCTTTCGGCAACAACGGCACCATCCTTCACGACTATTTCGCCACCCTTTATTGTGTAAACAGGTTTTCTGAACTCTGAATTTATCAGCTCGTACTGGGCTGCAGGGTCAACATCGTCCGGGTTAATGCTGTAGATCGCAACATCGGCATCAGCCCCGATACCCAGATGTCCCTTGTTTTCCATTCCCATGACTCTTGCAGGCAGACTTCTCGTCATCTGGATGACATCGTATAGGGTTTTTTCGACCTCTATTGCTGGCAGGGATGTTGCTTTCTGGACGTAGGGGCTAACTCTTTCAAGTTCTTTTTCCCTCATCTTTCTGCTCATCAGCATGGCCATTACGTATGGATATTCTGTGAATGGTCCACCGTTGGGATAATCTGTTGTCAGAACCACTTTATCGCTGTCAACCAGCAAACCAAGCTCAAGCCCGATTGCCCACTGCAGGGCGTGAACGGGATTCTTGGGGAGGTAGACTATTGGCACTATTCCAGCTCCTCCCTCAATTTCGCTATCCTTGTTGACCCATCTCGATCCTGTGAGCTTGTGCAGGGTGAACTGGAATGGGGCATCACCGGTCATTGCGGTAGCATGTCCGAAAATTGCCTGTCCCATGTCAATGGTAACGTTATCCATCGAGTTCACAACCTTGGCGATCTCCTCGGCACCGCTTGCAACATCTCTCCATGAGCTTCCGGCATAAGCGTTAAACTGAACGTGGGTTACGTGGAGGGTCTGTCTTTTCTTGTTGGCCAGACCTGAAACGAGCTTCATTGTTTCGATCGTGGTCTGATAGTTTCCAGGATTTCCGAGGTTGTTGCAGTGGAGGTGCACAGAATGGGGGAGGTCAAGCTCTTCGTTGGACTTTACGAGCTCGGTGATGATCTCCTTGGGTGTAACTCCCCAGTTTGGCACCTCGTCTTCAAGGTTCTTTACGTTTCCTCCGTACATCCAGGCCTCAACGCCACCTGGATTTACAACCTTCACACCATAGCCCTTTGTTCTCTCAATTGCCCATGCAATGAACGCTTTCAGCTTTTCTCTATCCTTTTCGGCAACATATTTGAAAACAAAGTGCCAGTTTCCGAAAACGGGGAGCATTGCTTTATCCACTATTGGGATGGCGTCCAGCTCTTCGTGTGTGTGGGGTGAGCCTATCGGGGGTGATGCTGCCTCAACAGCAGTTGTATAACCTATTTTGGCATACTCATATCCGATGGCGGGGGATGTTAACAGCACTCTCCCGAGGGATACCCTTAATTTGTTGGCTGTATGTCTTACAATTCTCATCTCTTCTGGTCTCATCGTTCTGCCGACATTGATCTTGCTTCCTGCGATGTGTGCGTGCATCTCAACTCCGCCTGCAACGACAAGCTTGTTGTTTGCATCGATTACCTTGCATTCCTCCTTGTTCACTTCACTTTCATCGACGATTTTACCGTCTTTTATGAAAACATCCATTTTTTCTCCATCTACTTTATTTTTCGGATCGATAACAATACCGTTTTTAATCCAGAGCATTTCAATCACCCTTCAAGCTTCTCTTCCACAATTCTCAGCATCTCTTTCAGAATCTTCTCATCGCTCCAGTATGGTGAGTCAACGAGCTTCTTCACCCTTAATGGTATTCCGTCCATTCTGTATGCCCATCCCTCGGCCTCTATTCCAGCAACTGCAGAAGGTATTACGACATTCGACAGCAGAGTGGTCATGTTGGGGAACGGATCAATCTGAATCACGGGTATGTTTTTCATGTGTTCAACGGCTCTCCTCGGGAAGTGTGCAGCGGGATCACTGGATACCACGAGCATGGCATCACAGTCTCTTCTGAGAAGCATTTCCACAGCAGAAAACTCGGCAGGTGAAAATCTGGGATACCCTCTGCTGAAATCTATGGCATACTGGTAACCCACCTCCCAGGCCGGTACCTCTCCGGCACCCACGACATTGTAATGACCTCTCATTGGCCATATAATCCATCTTGCATATCTGTTGAGAAGCTGAATTAGCTTTACAGCGTTTTCGATGTTTCTGTCCCTTCCTCTGGATTGTGTTACACCCAGACCGTAGAGAATAACTCCGTATTTTGCGTTTTTCATCATATCTGCAAGCTCTGCAAGCTCTTCTTTCGGCACTCCTCCGACCTCATTTGCCTCGATATCCTCCCCCTTCACGAGTGCCCTCAGGGCAGAGATTATCGCATAGTCGTATCCGGGTTTTATCTGGATGAATTTGTCTGCCATCTTGGCAGATTTTGTTTTTCTCACGTCAACAACAATTACCT
It encodes:
- the mbhE gene encoding hydrogen gas-evolving membrane-bound hydrogenase subunit E translates to MIVPLDIALIIFLIVSAVSALMVRDLLASIAILGTYTFVMACIYVQMNSVDVGFTEAAIGAGASTALMVASLTRLKRFDTSKINVSKAVVGAMAVFMLAGLFIYVVEDMPPFGEPESPPNKWIELFSLEDSGISTQLENGVLPDEIRSRIESIGYTTASNWPPLEDGTYRIVWNEEEHGWDVLIEKNEKFFPNLEKLYFIESSNGELKVYRYSIPVRWEEKSEEEMNTPNMVTAGLADYRGYDTLGETVVIFTAAVSVAALLRRGYLE
- a CDS encoding monovalent cation/H+ antiporter complex subunit F, producing MEMLDVFLAVGILITVSILMTMYRVFRGPTTLDRLMATSVIGTKVVVLLVVIGYLFERPIFVDIPLTYAMLNFVGTLIVAKYIERGELWKPYT
- the mnhG gene encoding monovalent cation/H(+) antiporter subunit G gives rise to the protein MEALHVVSALLMFSGVFFMIAGALGIIRFPDFYTRLHAAGKCDTLGEVLIILGFMVYEGFSFLSVKLLFLSFFILLANPVGTHALIRAAYLTGVKMWKKEESQ
- a CDS encoding hotdog fold thioesterase translates to MTGKHLKPEPDGDSFRKFLNAEILEVRDGYARVEGVVSSNYLNFHGTAHGAYIMALADFAFALAVNSGNYSRFALSIRMDFIKPAFHGDRLTAEAEIEYGRKVAFCRLEVKKGDETIARGLAIAYSTDAKRP
- a CDS encoding proton-conducting transporter transmembrane domain-containing protein yields the protein MMEHLPVLIVAISLLASFTILISGIFSRRAGYYISIATIIIQLIFSAILLNYILKNGLIRYWLGGWRPPWGIEYVVDELGVYMLSIVLVFSLLATIYARRVVEKEIEESKWPYFYTLWQLMISGLVGVSVTGDLFNLFVFLEIASLAGYALIAMAGRKAFVASYNYLILGTVGISFYLLGTAFLYAETGTLNMLDARILLSLVYENRVVQASFVFYFIGLAIKMALFPFHTWQPDAYEHSPSAVTVLISTAMAKINAYALIRVVFSVFTVSFLERFVQVWTLIAWIAALAVILGSVFAIMQRSLKRMLAYSSISHVGYIVLGMTFLHTKWGLSAAVVHLLNHSIMKATLFMVACGFIYKFGFREIDDLAGIGRKMPFSAAAFTIAAISMIGIPPTVGFVTKLYIILASIETGQIAYIFVMVASSLLSLVYFWRVIETMYMKGDHHHEQEREELPAEMLLPAIFLSFLTIAFGLFWLSGAGMPMLDTIAKTLGVVP
- a CDS encoding MnhB domain-containing protein, coding for MSDDVNVVIKTTIRTMLPFIQLYGFYVMTGTEGAGGGFQGGVILAASFILYAITFGAEKGREKAPESWNTAFKSFGLYIYAGVGVLTVLYSLGSAEFLNYSATFLSLFVPHTVARGILIADVIEVGIGITVAASFTSLFFDLVWKGDEDGRD
- a CDS encoding COG1361 family protein; protein product: MRRCSIFSVLILAAFLLAMGVASAESADFRFHVSPVRDTFYPGEEAVLTLLIENDAKVSSFIINENTSNLLPLITTAKNLRVELSGNPPVEVKTINPQLAGDLPSGMVSKVSFRIKIDPDAREKEYTLTVKIHFTYVTYSIDPLTKTAYITYDHDVYLKNVNIRVSKKDYDFNVRILNSTLLAGKKDVVSVEVINTGKNPVHNTSVILNATPPLMPDPTGMIAYIGDLASREKRTVSFKVYVSENALNQSYPARFVFQFSDAAGFPKTAVKTAPIWVEGSNSIEVENWQSILTPPLNAPVRQKISVPSLPSIPYIPSLPSSSPSFLSGKKVQPASGVVTIPSRGIVEVTLKNTGEEMRDAVAILSFDTPLIRVENSPYIGHLGRNESVRVLFNVENLAQEGKYRGWVAISYTNPRGDEVLTEKHYIAVEIGESPLQIRDVKALLSAGQKGEMVVEVENGIKERLEDVELSLLSSELTITPLTTTAFIGSLESGKVGNARFRIDVDDDAVLGNYTLYLLERFEINGAEIVSSARIPVSVESRGVKIEITSVEATLYPDSTGEVVIKLKNSGSTLYNTIVMLEVSAPLSVAGGSSLGSLVGQSQPGMYFVGTLEPGSTAVVKYRVKVDKDAGAGSYPANLRLSYYDAEGYKHETGSFPIALEVEEKPLITPVLFAAAALGLIALLIAAVIARRSRRKRKSETNEREK
- a CDS encoding PadR family transcriptional regulator; translated protein: MSDALKGMLKLLILRELESGEATGYELIERIGRIVSKKPSPGSVYPLLNELHDRGFLEVSVRGNRKIYSLSTKGKRALEELKERERMLILDKIRFLMEAGILSGESVDEAVTFVMERREKRWELFRIKNWFRLQEAILKAYRKNPEKTERAVEDAIRMFEAVGDSEGGKHEEV
- a CDS encoding sodium:proton antiporter, with translation MDVIELFLERYNYWSFVVLMLIGLYGAIVYNNLVKKIIGLSIFQTAIFLLFISMADVGRDIENTLGLKSGTAPIVWEKGIEHGYMYVNPVPHVLVLTGIVVSAATLALALALMIRIYREFGTLDEEELREMVE
- a CDS encoding Na+/H+ antiporter subunit E — protein: MSENLDRKISLILTFVTMFVFWVLLSAWAISPDAPGHFNAIHISQGIAAALITTYLSRNVIFDLSRKWHVKFLRAIPYIAWELWQIVLANLDVAWRAIHPKMPLDPVVVEFETPLRGDLALTFMANSITLTPGTITILVEPEKGKFVVHAIDRKLAEPLLVEQTMQNKIAHVFMEGQHDSSA